The proteins below come from a single Macaca fascicularis isolate 582-1 chromosome 9, T2T-MFA8v1.1 genomic window:
- the ZDHHC16 gene encoding palmitoyltransferase ZDHHC16 isoform X7: protein MRGQRSLLLGPARLCLRLLLLLGYRRRCPPLLRGLVQRWRYGKVCLRSLLYNSFGGSDTAVDAAFEPVYWLVDNVIRWFGVGRNDIATVSICKKCIYPKPARTHHCSICNRCVLKMDHHCPWLNNCVGHYNHRYFFSFCFFMTLGCVYCSYGSWDLFREAYAAIEKMKQLDKNKLQAVANQTYHQTPPPIFSFRERMTHKSLVYLWFLCSLRPSFLSSVALALGALTVWHAVLISRGETSIERHINKKERRRLQAKGRVFRNPYNYGCLDNWKVFLGVDTGRHWLTRVLLPSSHLPHGNGMSWEPPPWVTAHSASVMAV, encoded by the exons ATGCGAGGCCAGCGGAGCCTGCTGCTGGGCCCAGCCCGCCTCTGCCTCCGCCTGCTTCTGCTGCTGGGCTACAGGCGCCGCTGTCCACCTCTGCTCCGGGGTCTAGTACAGCGCTGGCGCTACGGCAAGGTCTGTCTGCGCTCCCTGCTCTACAACTCCTTTGGGGGCAGTGACACTGCTGTTGATGCTGCCTTTGAGCCTGTCTACTGGCTGGTAGACAATGTGATCCGCTGGTTTGGAGTG GGCAGGAATGATATCGCCACGGTCTCCATCTGTAAGAAGTGCATTTACCCCAAGCCAGCCCGAACACACCACTGCAGCATCTGCAACAG GTGTGTGCTGAAGATGGATCACCACTGCC CCTGGCTAAACAATTGTGTGGGCCACTATAACCATCGATACTTCTTCTCATTCTGCTTTTTCATGACTCTGGGCTGTGTCTACTGCAGCTATGGAAGTTGGGACCTTTTCCGGGAGGCTTATGCTGCCATTGAG AAAATGAAACAGCTCGACAAGAACAAACTACAGGCGGTTGCCAACCAG actTATCACCAGACCCCACCACCCATCTTCTCCTTTCGAGAAAGGATGACTCACAAGAGTCTTGTCTACCTCTGGTTCCTGTGCAG TCTTCGCCCCTCTTTTCTTAGTTCTGTGGCACTTGCCCTGGGTGCCCTAACTGTATGGCATGCTGTTCTCATCAGTCGAGGTGAGACTAGCATCGAAAGGCACATCAACAAGAAGGAGAGACGTCGGCTACAGGCCAAGGGCAGA GTATTTAGGAATCCTTACAACTACGGCTGCTTGGACAACTGGAAGGTATTCCTGGGTGTGGACACAGGAAG GCATTGGCTTACTCGGGTGCTCTTACCTTCTAGTCACCTGCCCCATGGGAATGGAATGAGCTGGGAGCCCCCTCCCTGGGTGACTGCTCACTCAGCCTCTGTGATGGCAGTGTGA
- the ZDHHC16 gene encoding palmitoyltransferase ZDHHC16 isoform X9, translating to MRGQRSLLLGPARLCLRLLLLLGYRRRCPPLLRGLVQRWRYGKVCLRSLLYNSFGGSDTAVDAAFEPVYWLVDNVIRWFGVGRNDIATVSICKKCIYPKPARTHHCSICNRCVLKMDHHCPWLNNCVGHYNHRYFFSFCFFMTLGCVYCSYGSWDLFREAYAAIEKMKQLDKNKLQAVANQTYHQTPPPIFSFRERMTHKSLVYLWFLCSSVALALGALTVWHAVLISRGETSIERHINKKERRRLQAKGRVFRNPYNYGCLDNWKVFLGVDTGRHWLTRVLLPSSHLPHGNGMSWEPPPWVTAHSASVMAV from the exons ATGCGAGGCCAGCGGAGCCTGCTGCTGGGCCCAGCCCGCCTCTGCCTCCGCCTGCTTCTGCTGCTGGGCTACAGGCGCCGCTGTCCACCTCTGCTCCGGGGTCTAGTACAGCGCTGGCGCTACGGCAAGGTCTGTCTGCGCTCCCTGCTCTACAACTCCTTTGGGGGCAGTGACACTGCTGTTGATGCTGCCTTTGAGCCTGTCTACTGGCTGGTAGACAATGTGATCCGCTGGTTTGGAGTG GGCAGGAATGATATCGCCACGGTCTCCATCTGTAAGAAGTGCATTTACCCCAAGCCAGCCCGAACACACCACTGCAGCATCTGCAACAG GTGTGTGCTGAAGATGGATCACCACTGCC CCTGGCTAAACAATTGTGTGGGCCACTATAACCATCGATACTTCTTCTCATTCTGCTTTTTCATGACTCTGGGCTGTGTCTACTGCAGCTATGGAAGTTGGGACCTTTTCCGGGAGGCTTATGCTGCCATTGAG AAAATGAAACAGCTCGACAAGAACAAACTACAGGCGGTTGCCAACCAG actTATCACCAGACCCCACCACCCATCTTCTCCTTTCGAGAAAGGATGACTCACAAGAGTCTTGTCTACCTCTGGTTCCTGTGCAG TTCTGTGGCACTTGCCCTGGGTGCCCTAACTGTATGGCATGCTGTTCTCATCAGTCGAGGTGAGACTAGCATCGAAAGGCACATCAACAAGAAGGAGAGACGTCGGCTACAGGCCAAGGGCAGA GTATTTAGGAATCCTTACAACTACGGCTGCTTGGACAACTGGAAGGTATTCCTGGGTGTGGACACAGGAAG GCATTGGCTTACTCGGGTGCTCTTACCTTCTAGTCACCTGCCCCATGGGAATGGAATGAGCTGGGAGCCCCCTCCCTGGGTGACTGCTCACTCAGCCTCTGTGATGGCAGTGTGA
- the ZDHHC16 gene encoding palmitoyltransferase ZDHHC16 isoform X10, translated as MRGQRSLLLGPARLCLRLLLLLGYRRRCPPLLRGLVQRWRYGKVCLRSLLYNSFGGSDTAVDAAFEPVYWLVDNVIRWFGVVFVVLVIVLTGSIVAIAYLCVLPLILRTYSVPRLCWHFFYSHWNLILIVFHYYQAITTPPGYPPQGRNDIATVSICKKCIYPKPARTHHCSICNRCVLKMDHHCPWLNNCVGHYNHRYFFSFCFFMTLGCVYCSYGSWDLFREAYAAIETYHQTPPPIFSFRERMTHKSLVYLWFLCRYLGILTTTAAWTTGRYSWVWTQEGIGLLGCSYLLVTCPMGME; from the exons ATGCGAGGCCAGCGGAGCCTGCTGCTGGGCCCAGCCCGCCTCTGCCTCCGCCTGCTTCTGCTGCTGGGCTACAGGCGCCGCTGTCCACCTCTGCTCCGGGGTCTAGTACAGCGCTGGCGCTACGGCAAGGTCTGTCTGCGCTCCCTGCTCTACAACTCCTTTGGGGGCAGTGACACTGCTGTTGATGCTGCCTTTGAGCCTGTCTACTGGCTGGTAGACAATGTGATCCGCTGGTTTGGAGTG GTGTTCGTAGTCCTGGTGATCGTGCTGACAGGCTCCATTGTGGCTATCGCCTACCTATGTGTCCTGCCTCTCATCCTCCGAACCTACTCAGTGCCACGACTCTGCTGGCATTTCTTCTATAGCCACTGGAATCTGATCCTGATTGTCTTCCACTACTACCAGGCCATCACCACTCCGCCTGGGTACCCACCCCAG GGCAGGAATGATATCGCCACGGTCTCCATCTGTAAGAAGTGCATTTACCCCAAGCCAGCCCGAACACACCACTGCAGCATCTGCAACAG GTGTGTGCTGAAGATGGATCACCACTGCC CCTGGCTAAACAATTGTGTGGGCCACTATAACCATCGATACTTCTTCTCATTCTGCTTTTTCATGACTCTGGGCTGTGTCTACTGCAGCTATGGAAGTTGGGACCTTTTCCGGGAGGCTTATGCTGCCATTGAG actTATCACCAGACCCCACCACCCATCTTCTCCTTTCGAGAAAGGATGACTCACAAGAGTCTTGTCTACCTCTGGTTCCTGTGCAG GTATTTAGGAATCCTTACAACTACGGCTGCTTGGACAACTGGAAGGTATTCCTGGGTGTGGACACAGGAAG GCATTGGCTTACTCGGGTGCTCTTACCTTCTAGTCACCTGCCCCATGGGAATGGAATGA
- the ZDHHC16 gene encoding palmitoyltransferase ZDHHC16 isoform X14 translates to MDHHCPWLNNCVGHYNHRYFFSFCFFMTLGCVYCSYGSWDLFREAYAAIEKMKQLDKNKLQAVANQTYHQTPPPIFSFRERMTHKSLVYLWFLCSLRPSFLSSVALALGALTVWHAVLISRGETSIERHINKKERRRLQAKGRVFRNPYNYGCLDNWKVFLGVDTGRHWLTRVLLPSSHLPHGNGMSWEPPPWVTAHSASVMAV, encoded by the exons ATGGATCACCACTGCC CCTGGCTAAACAATTGTGTGGGCCACTATAACCATCGATACTTCTTCTCATTCTGCTTTTTCATGACTCTGGGCTGTGTCTACTGCAGCTATGGAAGTTGGGACCTTTTCCGGGAGGCTTATGCTGCCATTGAG AAAATGAAACAGCTCGACAAGAACAAACTACAGGCGGTTGCCAACCAG actTATCACCAGACCCCACCACCCATCTTCTCCTTTCGAGAAAGGATGACTCACAAGAGTCTTGTCTACCTCTGGTTCCTGTGCAG TCTTCGCCCCTCTTTTCTTAGTTCTGTGGCACTTGCCCTGGGTGCCCTAACTGTATGGCATGCTGTTCTCATCAGTCGAGGTGAGACTAGCATCGAAAGGCACATCAACAAGAAGGAGAGACGTCGGCTACAGGCCAAGGGCAGA GTATTTAGGAATCCTTACAACTACGGCTGCTTGGACAACTGGAAGGTATTCCTGGGTGTGGACACAGGAAG GCATTGGCTTACTCGGGTGCTCTTACCTTCTAGTCACCTGCCCCATGGGAATGGAATGAGCTGGGAGCCCCCTCCCTGGGTGACTGCTCACTCAGCCTCTGTGATGGCAGTGTGA